A window of the Burkholderia sp. 9120 genome harbors these coding sequences:
- a CDS encoding GntR family transcriptional regulator, with product MQTWMLPISGCPGPRYLAVASAIEDAIATGLLQPGEKLPPQRLIADVLGLHVNTVNRALRELARRGRTSGRRRLGTVVLAYSA from the coding sequence ATGCAGACCTGGATGCTGCCGATCTCGGGCTGCCCGGGACCACGCTATCTGGCAGTGGCAAGCGCTATAGAAGATGCAATAGCGACAGGGCTTTTGCAACCGGGAGAAAAGTTGCCGCCGCAACGGTTGATCGCCGATGTGCTGGGATTGCACGTCAACACAGTCAATCGCGCACTACGTGAGCTGGCTCGACGCGGCAGGACAAGCGGTAGAAGACGTTTGGGTACGGTCGTGCTGGCGTATTCGGCATGA
- a CDS encoding beta-galactosidase produces the protein MKDRCLFCLAACGAILLSACGGSDNPDSGTTSGNGVNAGNSVTTPPAGGGTTLPALPPGVTPQLVTHKIGWDHYTLKIDGKSTPIWSGEFHPFRLPSPSLWLDVLQKLKANGFNAVSIYFDWGYSSAKSGTYDFTGIRDMDMLLDMAAQAGLYVIARPGPYINAETDAGGLPGWLLTQSGKARSSAPDYIAAARDWMGRINQIIARHQLTNGGGTVILYQVENEMQDTSQMDYMNDLSSWARSDGITVPMFHNNPSPNGNFVPANSSVAGTVAGPVQLYAFDDYPQTTCSGNPGAAWYGMFSASGGATGGTSASPYTPGFIAEMEGGWFDSWGSSGIYPCMAQTGAGSNFERLFYGSNIANRIAIQNIYMAFGGTSWGWLPSTGLYTSYDYGAAIDEGRQLRPKAATVKALGYFVQSVPAVMHMDVGGAVTSSAQSIQILHGVDNTSGANLYTVLHSPSNATSNDTFTFPVNTPDGSFIVPQQGTLRLNGADSKMLLANYSFGQHHLVYSTSDFDTQLSTPTGDVALLYGRQAEEGETVLRFSSAPTVQVLGNPASRVSQTWDPATGLLRLNYQHNGLIRISIAGGGSATPLMLLVADDNTAATFWRQETAAGPVLAQGPALLRTAVLNGTTLAMTGDTQASSLLEVWSSPAIRQLTWNGAAIASQATSSGSLLAGNALAGPDPVSFPALSSQSWRYAQESPEALATFDDSTWTNATLTTTNSTTPPPSGQPVLTADDYGFHHGDVWYRGRLNSSLAVSAIALNFCGGQAGLAQVWIDGNYLGQSVLGSASCGTLTMPVSLQPGTHVISAMVRNNAHNEDWYENDAQKEGRGLISVSLLDASSNAVATSIAWKIQGNRGGENLWDVARGPMNNGGLWGERNGWYLPGFPDSSWPTVNLPATGAYAGTSWFRTTFPLSLPAADDVSVGIQIGGVDGTISGGNYRALIFVNGWNMGQYIANVGPQHTFVVPNGVLNPSGQNTIAIAVTSNGNPGDVLESVRLVNLGTVRGGVPVQLNVSPDYSAWVAGNP, from the coding sequence GTGAAAGATAGATGCCTGTTTTGTCTGGCGGCATGCGGAGCTATTCTACTTAGCGCATGCGGAGGAAGCGACAACCCCGATTCAGGCACCACGTCGGGCAATGGAGTAAATGCCGGCAATTCCGTCACCACGCCACCCGCCGGAGGCGGCACAACCTTGCCGGCATTGCCACCCGGAGTGACACCGCAACTCGTCACTCACAAAATCGGCTGGGATCATTACACCCTCAAGATCGACGGAAAATCGACGCCGATCTGGTCCGGAGAATTTCATCCGTTTCGCCTGCCGAGTCCGAGTTTGTGGCTGGATGTCCTGCAGAAACTGAAAGCGAACGGTTTCAACGCCGTCTCCATCTACTTTGACTGGGGCTACAGTTCCGCGAAATCCGGCACGTACGATTTCACCGGGATTCGCGACATGGACATGCTGCTCGATATGGCCGCGCAGGCCGGTCTCTATGTGATCGCTCGTCCGGGGCCTTATATCAACGCGGAGACGGATGCAGGCGGCTTGCCGGGATGGCTGCTCACGCAAAGCGGAAAAGCGCGCAGCAGTGCCCCCGACTACATCGCCGCCGCGAGAGACTGGATGGGCAGGATCAACCAGATCATCGCGCGGCACCAGCTGACCAACGGAGGCGGGACGGTCATTCTCTATCAGGTCGAGAATGAAATGCAGGACACCAGCCAGATGGACTACATGAACGATCTGTCCAGTTGGGCGCGTTCTGACGGGATCACGGTCCCGATGTTCCATAACAACCCGTCGCCCAATGGAAACTTCGTTCCCGCGAATTCATCGGTGGCCGGAACGGTGGCAGGCCCCGTGCAGTTATATGCATTCGACGACTATCCGCAGACCACGTGCTCCGGCAATCCGGGCGCCGCGTGGTACGGCATGTTCAGCGCGAGCGGTGGAGCGACGGGCGGCACTTCGGCCTCGCCGTACACACCGGGTTTCATAGCCGAAATGGAAGGGGGATGGTTCGATAGTTGGGGTTCGTCCGGTATCTACCCGTGCATGGCGCAAACCGGCGCGGGTTCGAACTTCGAGCGGCTGTTCTACGGCTCGAACATTGCAAACCGGATCGCGATACAGAATATCTACATGGCGTTCGGCGGAACATCGTGGGGATGGTTGCCATCGACCGGACTTTATACGTCGTATGACTATGGCGCGGCCATCGACGAAGGACGCCAGTTGCGTCCCAAAGCAGCAACGGTGAAGGCACTCGGCTATTTCGTGCAGAGCGTGCCTGCTGTGATGCATATGGACGTTGGTGGCGCCGTCACGTCCTCAGCGCAATCGATCCAGATTTTGCACGGTGTCGATAACACGTCCGGCGCGAACCTTTACACGGTTCTTCATTCTCCGTCGAACGCAACCTCGAATGATACGTTCACCTTTCCCGTGAATACGCCGGACGGGAGTTTTATCGTGCCGCAGCAAGGCACGCTGAGACTGAATGGCGCCGACTCGAAGATGCTGCTCGCGAATTATTCTTTTGGTCAGCATCATCTGGTCTATTCAACGTCGGATTTCGACACACAACTTTCTACCCCGACCGGTGACGTTGCGTTGCTGTACGGCCGCCAGGCGGAAGAGGGCGAAACGGTACTCCGCTTTTCGTCCGCGCCGACGGTGCAGGTACTCGGCAATCCGGCGAGTAGGGTCTCTCAAACGTGGGACCCGGCAACCGGACTGCTGCGCCTGAACTATCAACACAATGGCCTTATCAGAATCTCCATTGCAGGCGGCGGTAGCGCAACCCCGCTTATGCTTCTCGTCGCCGACGACAACACCGCGGCCACGTTCTGGCGCCAGGAGACGGCGGCGGGCCCGGTTCTCGCACAAGGTCCCGCACTGCTTCGAACCGCCGTTTTGAATGGCACGACACTCGCCATGACCGGCGATACGCAAGCGAGTAGTTTGCTGGAAGTGTGGAGCTCGCCCGCCATCCGGCAACTCACGTGGAACGGTGCGGCAATAGCGAGCCAGGCGACGTCCTCCGGAAGTCTCCTCGCGGGCAATGCGTTAGCCGGACCCGACCCGGTTTCGTTCCCCGCATTGAGTAGTCAGTCGTGGCGGTACGCGCAGGAATCGCCCGAAGCGCTCGCCACGTTCGACGACTCGACATGGACAAACGCGACGCTGACCACGACGAACAGCACGACGCCGCCTCCCTCGGGGCAGCCGGTACTGACCGCGGACGATTACGGTTTCCATCACGGCGACGTCTGGTATCGAGGGCGATTGAATTCGTCTTTGGCCGTGTCGGCGATTGCATTGAATTTCTGCGGCGGACAGGCGGGCCTTGCGCAAGTCTGGATCGATGGAAACTATCTAGGGCAAAGTGTTCTCGGTAGCGCCAGTTGCGGCACGTTGACGATGCCGGTGAGTTTGCAACCGGGCACGCATGTCATTTCGGCCATGGTCCGCAATAACGCGCACAACGAAGACTGGTACGAGAACGATGCGCAGAAAGAGGGGAGAGGACTCATTTCGGTTTCCCTTCTCGATGCCAGCTCAAACGCCGTGGCGACGAGTATTGCCTGGAAAATACAGGGCAATCGCGGTGGAGAGAACCTGTGGGATGTCGCGCGCGGTCCAATGAATAATGGCGGCCTATGGGGCGAACGTAACGGCTGGTACTTGCCGGGATTCCCCGACAGCAGTTGGCCTACCGTCAACTTGCCGGCGACCGGCGCTTATGCGGGCACGTCCTGGTTCAGAACGACATTCCCGTTGTCACTCCCCGCTGCGGATGACGTTTCGGTCGGCATTCAGATAGGCGGTGTGGATGGCACCATCAGCGGTGGAAATTATCGCGCGCTGATCTTTGTGAATGGCTGGAACATGGGGCAGTACATTGCCAACGTCGGCCCTCAACATACTTTCGTCGTGCCGAATGGCGTCCTGAATCCGAGCGGCCAGAATACGATTGCCATTGCCGTGACGAGCAATGGCAATCCGGGCGATGTACTGGAAAGTGTGCGACTCGTGAACCTTGGGACCGTGCGTGGTGGTGTGCCGGTTCAACTCAACGTTTCGCCGGACTATTCGGCGTGGGTGGCGGGTAATCCGTAG